CTGACCGGCGCAGGCGCGGTGCCCGATCAGCGTCACGTCGTCCGCGTCCGTCCGGGTCCGCTCGCCGTCTCCCCCCCCCCCCGCTCACGCTCCGTCCGGTTCATCGGTCGGTCACGGTTCCCTCTCGGGCGCGGAGCGTGTTAGCCGTTCCCCGTCTCCGGTCTCTCGGTCACGACTCGGCCGCCTCCCGCGGACTTTTTCACCGCGCGCCGCCCCGGGACGGACATGCGCATCGAGAACAGCTTCATCCCCGTCGACGGGGTGGGCGAGACGACCGAGCGACGCCTCTGGGAGCGGGGGGTCACGACGTGGGACGAGTTCGATCCCGGAGTCGACGTCGCGGGGGTCGGCGCGACGACCGCGGACCGGATCGAGTCGTTCATCGCGGAGGCGCTCGCCCGGCTCGACGACGGCGACGCCGCCTACTTCGACCGGGAGTTCCCCTCCGGCGAGCGATGGCGGCTCTACGAGAACTTCCGCGAGGAGACCTGCTTCTTCGACATCGAGACGACCGGGCTCGACGAGCGGCGCGACCGCGTGACGACGGTGAGCTTCCATCAGGGCGGCGAGACGACGACGCTCGTCGCGGGCGAGGACCTCACCGCGCGACGGCTCCGCGAGCAGTTCGCGGACGCGAGCCTGCTCGCGACGTTCAACGGCGCGCGCTTCGACGTCCCCTTCTTGGAGACCTCCTTCGATGTCGATATCGACACGCCGCACCTCGATCTGATGTACCCCGCCAAGCGCGTCGGGCTCTCGGGCGGGCTGAAACCGATCGAGAAGGAGCTCGGCATCGACCGCGACCGCCCGGACATCTCCGGCCGCGACGCGGTCCGGCTGTGGCGCGAGTACGAGCGCGGAAGCGACGAGGCCTTGGAGACGCTCGTCTCGTACAACCGCGAGGACGCGGTGAATCTCCGCGCGCTCGCGGACGCGGTCTGCGAGGCGCTCGACGAGGAAGTGTTCGCCGCCGTCCCGGACGGAGACGGCGACTGAGAGGGACCCGATAGCTCGCGGACGGCGGGTATGGACCGTCGCGACGAGTGCGTCGAGGTCGTTACCGGCGGAGGACGGTCCCGCTGGAGCCGACGACGACGGCGTCGCCACCGACGTCGACCGCGTTCAGGTTCTCGCCGGTCGGCGTGTCGAGCACGAACCGGTCGTCGGGCGTCAGTTCCTGA
This genomic stretch from Halorubrum hochsteinianum harbors:
- a CDS encoding ribonuclease H-like domain-containing protein, whose translation is MRIENSFIPVDGVGETTERRLWERGVTTWDEFDPGVDVAGVGATTADRIESFIAEALARLDDGDAAYFDREFPSGERWRLYENFREETCFFDIETTGLDERRDRVTTVSFHQGGETTTLVAGEDLTARRLREQFADASLLATFNGARFDVPFLETSFDVDIDTPHLDLMYPAKRVGLSGGLKPIEKELGIDRDRPDISGRDAVRLWREYERGSDEALETLVSYNREDAVNLRALADAVCEALDEEVFAAVPDGDGD